The following nucleotide sequence is from Fibrobacterota bacterium.
GCTCTCTGTAGCGAAAGGGGAGTCAATTTAGCAATAAGCGGCGGGAAAGTCTCCCGGGAAAGGGCGTTTGGGGCCTGCCGGTAGCCTGCGGGATACCGATTCCCGGGTAAGAAGCTTCCGTTAGGGACGCTTAGGCTTCCGCCGCCAGCGCCCGCACGAGTCGCGCCAGATTGGGCTCCGCCTCCGCGGCCACGCGCATGATGGCGGGGATGTCGATGGGCTTGAGATCATCCGGATCGCAGGCATCGGTAATGAGGCTGATGGCCGCCACCTTTAGGCCCGCATGCACCGCGGCGATCACCTCGGGAACCGTGGACATGCCCACCGCATCCGCGCCTAACACCCGCAGCATGCGGTATTCGGCCGCCGTCTCCAGGCAGGGCCCGCTCATGCAGGCGTAGACGCCGCTTCGGAGCCGGAGGCCCAGCCTCGCGCCGGCGTCCGTCAGCTTGCGGCCCAGGATCCGATCATAAGGTTCGCTCATATCCGGAAAGCGCGGGCCTAGGGCCTCGTGGTTCGGCCCGATGAGCGGATTGGTCCCCAACAGGTTGAGATGATCGGTTATGACCATCAGATCGCCCGGATGGTAACCGGCGTTCACTCCCCCCGCGATATTGGTGATGATGAGGATTTTCGCCCCCAGGGCCCGCAGCACCCGGACGGGGAAGGCGATGTCCTCCATGGAATGGCCTTCGTAGTAATGGAGACGGCCCTGAAGCATGGCCACTTCGCGCCCTTCCAGCCGGCCCGTGATCCACCGGCCCGCATGGCCTTCCACCGTAGGGCGCGCGAAATGGGGAATGTCCGAATAGGCGATTTCGGCCTCGGCACGGAGATGCCCGGCCAGCGGGCCCAATCCCGTTCCCAGGATGATGCCGATTTCCGGATTTCGGGGGGCGCGGTCCGCGATGTAGGCCCGCGCCGATTCGATCTTTTCCAGCAAGCCCGCCATGACCTCGATCCTTCCGGCCCATCCTCGCCGGCCACGCCGGGCCGGTGCCGAAGGAAAGGCTAGCAATCCCCGGGCGGAATGCGTTTGGCGCGCGCCGCCCTTGCGGGAAAGGCTTGCCTTAGACCCGGCGGCGCAGGCGCC
It contains:
- a CDS encoding purine-nucleoside phosphorylase, whose amino-acid sequence is MAGLLEKIESARAYIADRAPRNPEIGIILGTGLGPLAGHLRAEAEIAYSDIPHFARPTVEGHAGRWITGRLEGREVAMLQGRLHYYEGHSMEDIAFPVRVLRALGAKILIITNIAGGVNAGYHPGDLMVITDHLNLLGTNPLIGPNHEALGPRFPDMSEPYDRILGRKLTDAGARLGLRLRSGVYACMSGPCLETAAEYRMLRVLGADAVGMSTVPEVIAAVHAGLKVAAISLITDACDPDDLKPIDIPAIMRVAAEAEPNLARLVRALAAEA